In one window of Gossypium arboreum isolate Shixiya-1 chromosome 4, ASM2569848v2, whole genome shotgun sequence DNA:
- the LOC128291579 gene encoding uncharacterized protein LOC128291579, which translates to MVLRTAEDKEVMVIGERWNYMTNVISALRAKKLVQKGFKAYLDYISKTKVKSPTVKELRTVKEFPDVFPKELPGLPPSREVEFGIELLPGTALVPIAHYRMAPKELVELKPVPGKEFMVYSDASHVGLGSVLMQEGKIRSKQLVDETLGARFKQVESGETLDFGINSEGVLCFCGRMYIPKGDDLRQSILQEAHSGLFAMHPGGNKMYRNLRELYWWPGLKRKVMEFVNKCLVCQKVKAEHQLPSWLLQPVKITLWK; encoded by the exons atggtgttaagaacggcGGAGGATAAGGAAGTAATGGTGATTGGTGAACGCTGGAATTATATGACGAATGTAATTTCGGCATTAAGAGCGAAGAAGTTGGTTCAAAAGGGATTCAAAGCCTATTTGGATTACATTAGCAAGACAAAGGTTAAGAGCCCTACTGTTAAGGAGTTGAGAACGGTTAAGGAATTTCCTGATGTCTTTCCCAAGGAGCTACCTGGGTTGCCACCCagtagggaagtagaatttggaatcGAATTGTTACCTGGTACGGCTCTGGTGCCCATCGCTcattatcggatggcaccaaaggagctggTGGAACTTAAG ccagtgcCTGGAAAGGAGTTtatggtttacagtgatgcgtcgcatgtgggcttAGGaagtgtattgatgcaagaaggaaag ATAAGGAGTAAGCAGTTAGTGGATGAGACTTTGGGTGCTCGTTTTAAACAAGTAGAGAGTGGGGAGACATTAgactttgggataaatagtgaaggagtaTTGTGTTTCTGTGGGAGAATGTATATACCAAAGGGCGATGATCTAAGGCAGTCCATTCTGCAGGAAGCACATAGCGGTCTCTTCGCAatgcatcctggtggaaacaAGATGTATCGGAATTTGcgtgagctttattggtggcctggacttaaacgtaAGGTTATGGAGTTCGTAAAcaaatgtttagtttgtcaaaaagtgaaagcggaacatcaattGCCTTCATGGTTACTTCAGCCAGTGAAGATTACACTCTGGAAGTAG